In Brachybacterium saurashtrense, the genomic stretch CCACGACCGGCTCGTCGGCGGCCGCGTGCTCCTCGCCGCCGCGCCCCGCGGCTGAGGCGCGCGCCCGGGATCTGTCCGAGGCCCGAGTCCGTGCCCGGGCCCGGGCCCGGAGCGTTCAGCGGGAGCGCCAGGCGGCGGCGATCTCGATCAGCAGGTCGTTGGCCTCCTGGCCGGCGATCGTGGCGCGCACCCCCTCGGTGCCGTAGGCGCGCATCACCAGGCCGCGGGCGTCGGCGAACTCGGCGAAGGCCGGGGTGTCCTCCCCCAACGGGAAGTACACGAAGTTGCCGTGGCTCGCGGGCAGCTCCCAGCCCTGCGCGGCGAGCGCCTGCTGCACGCGGGACCGCTCCGTGCGCACCCACTCGGCGCGGCGCTCGAGCTCCTCGGCGACCGTGGGCTCCAGGCAGGCCAGCGCGGCGGCCTGGGCGGGGCGGCTGGCGGAGAAGGGGATCGCCACCTGGCCCAGCGCGGCGGCGAGCCGCGGATGCGCGACCGCGTAGCCGAGCCGGAGCCCTGCCAGGCCCTGCAGCTTGGAGAAGGTGCGCAGCTGCACCACGTTGGCGTGGCGGCGGAAGATCCCGGCCGTGCCCAGCACGGTGGCGGGGTCGTGGAACTCGCGGTACGCCTCGTCGATCGCGACCACCACGTGCTCCGGGACCTGCGCGAGGAACGCCTCGACCTGGGCGGTGCTCAGCGAGGGCCCGGTGGGGTTGTTCGGGGTGCACAGCAGCACCAGGCGGGTGCGCTCGGTGATCGCCGCCGCCATCGCGTCGAGATCGTGCTCGGCGTCCGCCGTGAGCGGGACCTGCACGGAGGTGCCGCCCTGAGCGCCCACCAGCAGCGGGTACGCCTCGAAGGAGCGCCAGGCGTAGACCACCTCGTCCCCCTCGCCCACCAGGGCCCGCACCAGATCGGCGGTGACCGAGACCGAGCCGTTGGACAGCGCGATCTGGGCCGGCTCCACGCCGTGGCTCTCCCCCAGCGCCTCGCGCAGCGCGATCCCGGCGGCATCGGGGTAGAGGTGCATCTCGTCGAGCGTCGCGATCACGGCCTCGCGGACCGCCGGGACGGGCGGGAAGGAGGACTCGTTGGAGGAGACCTTCAGGCGGCGGATGCCGTCATCGGCCGGCGGCTTCCCGGGCACGTAGACCGGCAGGTCCTCGAGGGCGGGGCGCAGGCGGATGGTCTCGACGGGGGCGTCGGGGCGGGGGGACGTCTCAGACATGTCGCCAGGATAGGCGGCGCCGGGCAGGCGGCGGCGGCCTTGCGGTGAACGCACCCGCCGCGACCGGCGCACGGCGCCGCTCCGCTCCGCCCACGGCCCGCGCGATCCGGGGGCTCTCCCCCGTGCGTCGAGCGGGCACGGGCAGGACAATGGCGCCATGAGATTCCTCGGCCACATCATCGTCACCGGCCTCGCGCTGTGGGTCACGGCGCTGATCCTGCCCGGCATGCACCTGGGCGAGAACAGCGCGAGCGTGCTCACGCAGGTGCTCACCATCGGCGCGATCGCGCTGATCCTCGCGCTGATCGACACGATCGTGAAACCGATCCTGGAGCTGCTCGCCCTGCCCATCACCTGCCTCACCCTGGGGCTGTTCCAGCTGGTCATCAACACGCTGATGCTGCTGCTGGCCGGCTGGGTGTCCGGCCTGCTGGGGCTCACGCTCACGTTCGACAGCTTCTGGTGGGCGCTCGGCGCCGGCATCATCATCGGCATCCTCTCCGCGATCGTGGAGGCCGTGACCGGGCTCGGCGAACGCGGCCGCGAGCGCGCCTGAGCGGCGACCGACGCGGCGTGGTCGGGCCCCTCCGGATCCTCCACGGCCTGCGACAGGCCCGGCGCGCCCGTGCGGGGGCCGCCTCCCTCGGCCCCCGCGACCGCCCGTCGGCCCCGCTCGCCCCCGCGCGCGCGGGTCTGGGAGAATGCTCCCCATGGCTCACTCCTTCGCGGACATCACCCCGCAGATCGCCCTGACCCCGCTCGACGGCCGCTACCGCGCGCAGACCGCACCGCTGGTGGACCACCTCTCCGAGGCGGCGCTGAACCGCTCCCGCCTGGTGGTGGAGACCGAGTGGATGATCCACCTGCTGGATCAGCAGGTCATCCCCGGACTGCGCACCCTCACCGACGAGGAGCGGGCGCTGCTGCGCGCGATCCCGGAGGACTTCGGCGCCGACGGCATCGCCGAGCACGCCGAGATCGAGCGGGAGACCGTCCACGACGTCAAGGCGATCGAGTACTACATCAAGCGCCGCCTCGCCGGCACCACCCTCGAGCCGCTCGCCGAGGTGGTGCACATCTACTGCACCAGCGAGGACGTCAACAACCTCTCCTACGCGCTGATGGTCAAGGGTGCGGTGGAGCAGGTGTGGCTGCCCGCACTGCAGGGCGTCATCGCCGATCTCACCGCCCTGGCCCGCGAGGCCGCGGAGGTGCCGATGCTCTCGCGCACCCACGGCCAGCCCGCCACCCCCACCACGCTGGGCAAGGAGATCGCGGTGTTCGCGCACCGACTGCGCCGTCAGGAGCGACGGATCGCCGCGGACGAGTACCTGGGCAAGATCAACGGCGCGACCGGCACCTACGCCGCGCACGCCGTCTCCGTCCCGGGCGCGGACTGGCAGCAGGTCTCCCGCTCCTTCGTGGAGCACCTGGGCCTGACCTGGAACCCGCTGACCACGCAGATCGAGTCCCACGACTGGCAGGCCGAGGTCTACGCGGACATCGCCCGCGCCGGGAGGATCCTGCACAACCTCGCCACCGACGTGTGGACCTACATCTCGCTGGGCTACTTCCGCCAGCGCCTCTCCGCGCAGGGCGGCACCGGCTCCTCGACGATGCCGCACAAGGTCAACCCGATCCGCTTCGAGAACGCGGAGGCGAACCTCGAGATCTCCGGCGCGCTGCTGGACTCGCTCGCCTCGACCCTGGTCACCTCGCGCCTGCAGCGCGACCTCACCGACTCCACCACCCAACGCAACATCGGCCCCGCGATCGGGCACTCGCTGCTCGCGATCGCGAACCTCCGCAAGGGCCTGGCGGGCCTGGACGTGGACGCCGAGGCGATGGCCGCGGACCTCGAGGGGAACTGGGAGGTGCTCGGCGAGGCGGTGCAGTCCGTGATGCGCACCCTGGGCGTGCAGGGCCACGAGGGCCTGGACAACCCCTACGAGCGGCTGAAGGACCTCACCCGCGGCCACCGCGTGGACGGGGCGGGGATGCGGGAGTTCATCACCTCGCTGGGCCTGCCGGAGGCGGAGCAGGAGCGGCTGCTCGCGCTGAGCCCCGCCACCTACGTGGGCGAGGCCGCGCGCCTGGTGGCGCACCTGGAGGACGAGCGGGCCTGAGCCCGCCTCCCGTCGGCCGCCGCACGGGGGCCGACGGGGCCTCCCCCGGCCCGGGGCCGACCACGCCGCGGCCCGCTCGGCGGGGCGGCCGACGGGCTCAGCCGATCGCGCGCGGCCGGATCTCGAGGCTGGAGATCACGGCCTCGGCCGGGGCGTGCAGCGCGTAGGCGATCGCCGCGGCGACGCTGGCGGGGCGCAGGTACTTCTCGGCCTCGTACTGGCCCTGCTCCGCGGCGCGCAGCTCGTGCTGCATGTCGGTGTCCACCCGTCCCGGGTGCACCGAGCTGACCCGCACCCCGTGCCCGGCCTCCTCCTGGCGCAGGGCGTCGGTCCAGGCGCGCAGCGCGAACTTCGAGGCGGAGTACGCGCCCCGCTCCCCCGTGGAGGTGTAGCCGGAGCCCGAGTTCACCGCCACCACGGTGCCGCGCGCGGTGCGCAGCGCGGGAAGCAGCAGCCGTGTCAGCTCGGAGACCGCCGTGACGTTCACGGCGAAGTTCCGCTCCCAGTCCGCCACAGAGAGCTCCTCGACGCCGCCGTTCACGAGGATCCCGGCGGCGTGCACCAGCCCGGCCAGCCCGTGCGGGAGCTCGAGGCCCTCGACCGCGGCGGCGAGCGCCTCGTGGTCGGTAAGATCGGCGACGACGGGGCGGGCCGACGGCAGCGCCGCGGCGAGGGCGTCCAGCGCGGCCTCGTCCCGCCCGGCCAGCAGCAGGTGGTGGTCCTCGGCGAGCAGCTCGGCGGTGGCGCGGCCGATGCCGCGGTTCGCGCCGGTGACGAGCACGGCGGGGCGGGAGGCGGCGGAGGACGGTGCGGCGGTGGAGGTCGCGGTCTCGGCGGAGGGGGAGGTCATGGCCTCGAGTCTGCCAGAGTCCCGCCGGGCGCCGGTGAGAGCATGGGCCGATGGAGACCATGACCCCGAGCCGGCGCTGGCTGCGCGCCGAGGTGCTGATCGTGCTCGCGCTCTCGCTGGGGCGCAGCGCCGTCTACTCGCTGCTCGCGCTGGCGCAGGCGCTCGCGGCCGGTCCGCTCTCGGGGCAGACCACGGCGCTGAACTCCTCCCTGCGGGAGAACCCCTGGCTGGACCTGCTCCACCAGCTGCTCTCGATCGCCTTCACCCTGGCGCCGGTGGCCCTGGTGCTGCTCCTGCTGGCCCTCACCGCCGGGTCGCTGCGCCAGGCGCTGGCGGATCTGGGACTGGACCTCGCCCGGCCCGGCCGGGACCTGCTGCACGGCGTGCTGCTGGCGGCCGGGATCGGGCTGCCGGGCCTGGCGGTGTACTACCTGGGCCGGGTTCTGGGGATGACGGTGGAGGTGGTCCCCGCGGCGCTGGACACCCACTGGTGGACGGTGCCCGTGCTGGTGCTGCACGCGCTGAAGAACGCGGTGCTCGAGGAGGTGATCGTGGTGGGGTACCTCTACCAGCGGCTCGAGCGCCTGGGCTGGTCGCCGCGGCGGATCCTGCTCGCCTCGGCGCTGCTGCGCGGCGCGTACCACACCTATCAGGGGGTGGGGCCGGGGCTCGCGAACCTCGTGATGGGGCTGGTGTTCGGCGAGTGGTACCGCCGCACCCGGCGCACGATGCCGCTGGTCATCGCGCACACCCTGCTGGACGTGGTGGCGTTCGTGGGCTACGCGCTGCTGCGGGACGTGCTCGGGCTGTGAGCGGCGCGCGGGCCGGGCGCGACGCGCACGCCGTGAACGGTCCGCGGAGGCTGAGCGGGCCTCAGAGGATGAACGCCTCGCCGTCCCCGTCGGCCTCGATCGGCAGCCCGGACTCGAACCACTGATCCATCCCGCCGCCCACGTTGATGGCCTCGAAGCCGTTGGCGTTCAGCCACTGGGAGACCTGGAAGGAGCGGCCCCCGGTGCGGCAGACGATGTACAGCGCGGCATCGTCCTCCGGGAGCTGCTCGAGGTTCTCGAGCAGGGAGCTGGCGGGCAGGTGCTGCGCCGCGGGGGCATGGCCCGCGTCCCACTCGCTCTGCTCGCGCACGTCGATGAGATGGGCGCCCTCGGGCACCTCCTGCGGGGAGACGGTCTCGACATCCATGCCGCCAGCGTACCGGCCGTCCCGTCGCGCAGCACTCCCGCTCCCCCGCCGCGCGGCGCCCCGGCTCATGCGCCGCGCAGCGCATAGCGGCGCACCAACGGGGAGCCGACGAGCACCGCCGCGATCACCAGCAGGTAGGCACCGAGCACGCTGGCGAGGTACTGGACGGCGACCTGCGGGTCGTCCGGGGCGCCGCCGAGCACGGCCACCACCACCAGCAGGGCGGTGAACGTGGCGAGCACGGAGCTGAGCAGCACGGGCAGCACGATCTCGACGATCCGTGCCCGGTGCAGCTGGCCCACCTGCGCACCGGCGACGTGCTGGGCGCGCAGCAGCGGCGCCTGGTCGATGACGCGGGCGGTCTGGGTCACGCCCGTGCTCACCGCGGCGAGCACGGCGGCGATCCCGAGGGTGAGCAGCCCGCCGGTGGACAGGGCGGTGGCCATCATGAGGTCCTCCTCGCCGCGGAACCCGTCTCCGCGGGTGAGCAGGGCGAGGACCGTGAGGAAGCCCGCGATCACGAGCGCGAAGGTGATCCCGGAGACGGCACGCCACCCGGCCTTCGGAGCAGCGGCGAGCCGCCTGGCCCCGACCAGCAGCGAGGGCACGGGCGCCACGCGCGCGGCGAGCAGGGCGAGGGCCCACACCAGGTACGGGCCGACGAGGTTCACGGCGGCGACGACCGCGCCGATGAAGAGGATCATCACGGCGATGAACACCATCCCGTCGGCGATCGGCCCCAGCAGCACCGAGCCGAGCTGCGCGACGAGGAGGAAGGCGACGACCAGCACCGCCCAGCTCACCACGCGCATCACGGACATCCGCACGGTGCGGGAGCTGCGGGCGACGCCCAGCGGGCTGAGGACCACGCCGAGGAGCGAGACGGCCGCGGAGCCCGCGGCGAGCAGCACCATCCCGAGGACCAGCAGCGGGTAGGCCCACCAGGGCATGAGCAGGTCCGCGGTGGTGAACGGGGTGATCCCGAAGTCCAGCGCGGTCAGCGGCGGGGTCACCAACAGGTGCAGCACCACGCCGAGGAGACCGCCGAGGAGGGCCTGCGCGGCGACGTCGAGCACTGCGACGGCGCCGACCTGCCCGGCGGTGCCGCCCACCAGACGGATCGTGGCGAGGTCCTGCTCGCGCCGGGCCAGCGAGAGCCTCGCCGCGGAGCCGCCGAGGCCGACGGCGCTCGGGATCAGCAGCACGGAGGCGACCATCGCGCACGAGACCAGGAACGGGATCAGCGAGGCCTCGCCGGTGGCCACGGACCCGCTCCCGTCGGGGAGGCGGCCGACGAAGGCGGCGGCACCGCCGATGACGGTGCCGGTGATCGCGGTCGCGGCGGCGAAGGCGAGGACGGGCAGCACGTCGGCGAGGGCGCCGCGGCGGCGCAGCAGCAGCGGGGCGGAGGCGAGCAGGGCGTTCATCGGGCGGCCCCGCTCGCCCGGGTCGCGGCCTGCGGGGTGCCGGGATGCTGCGCCTCGGGGCGCACGTACTCACGGGCGATGAGACCGTCGCGCATCGCGACGGTGCGCCGGCAGACGGCGGCGACCTTCGCATCGTGCGTGACCATCACCAGGCTCGCCCCGGTCTCCAGGCACGAGTCCACGAGGGTGCTCAGCACGGCCTGGCCGGTCTCCTGGTCCAGGGCGCCGGTGGGCTCGTCGGCGAAGACGACCGAGGGCCGTCCGGCGAGGGCGCGGGCGACGGCGACGCGCTGCGCCTGCCCGCCGGAGAGCTGGCCGGGGCGACGCTCGTGCATGCCCGCCAGACCCAGCCGGTCCAGCCGGCTGCGCGCCTCGGAGGTCGCGGCGCGGCGCGAGGTGCCGCCGAGCATCCGCGGCAGGATGACGTTCTCCAGCGCCGTGAGCTCCGGCAGCAGCTGGCCGTCCTGGAAGACGAAGCCGAAGTCGCTGCGGCGCAGCAGGGTGCGGCGCTTCTCGCCGAGGGCGGCGAGGTCGCGGCCGTCCAGGTGCACGGTCCCGGAGGTCGGTGCGAGGATCCCGGCGAGCACGTGCAGCAAGGTGGTCTTCCCGCAGCCGGAGGGACCCATCACGGCGAGCGAGTCACCGCGATGCAGATCGAGGTCGACGCCGTCGAGCGCGCGCGTCGCGGTCTCGGAGGTGCCGTAGGTGCGGGTGAGGGCGCGAGCGCTGAGCAGCGGGGGTCTCGGCGCGGGGTGCGCGGCGGGTCGGGGGTGCGGTGCGGCGGATGCTGCGGCGGCGGGTGCGAATGTCATGCCCCCACGATCCGTCGCCCTCCGTGGGCGGCGCGTCCCCCTCGGGAGCGGTCCTGCTTCGGCGCCGTCCGCCCTGGGGTGGACGTGCCCGTCGGCCCCCGTCCCCCTCCCGGACGACGCGGCGCCGGGCCCGGGAGCAGGTCCCGGGCCCGGCGCAGCGTGGGCCGGCGGCGGCGGTGCGCCCGCGACGCTCAGCCGAAGCGGCCGGAGATGTAGTCCTCGGTCTGCTTGTTGGAGGGGTTGGTGAAGATCGTGTCGGTGTCGTCGATCTCGATGAGGTGGCCGGGCTTGCCGGTGCCGGCGATGTTGAAGAAGCCGGTGCGATCCGAGACGCGGGAGGCCTGCTGCATGTTGTGCGTGACGATCACGATCGTGTACTCCTCCTTCAGCTCGTGGATGAGGTCCTCGATCGCGAGGGTGGAGATCGGGTCCAGCGCGGAGCACGGCTCGTCCATGAGGACCACCTCGGGCTTCACCGCGATGGTGCGGGCGATGCACAGGCGCTGCTGCTGCCCGCCGGAGAGACCCATGCCGGGCTTGTCCAGGCGGTCCTTGACCTCGTTCCACAGGTTCGCGCCCCTGAGCGCGCTCTCCACCAGCTCGTCCGCACTGGACTTCGAGATGCGGCGGTTGTTGAGCTTCACGCCGGCGAGCACGTTGTCTCGGATCGACATGGTGGGGAACGGGTTCGCCTTCTGGAACACCATGCCCACGCGGCGACGCACGTTGACCGGATCGACCTTCGGGTCGTAGATGTCCTCGCCGTCGATCTCCACCTTGCCCGTCGCGTACGCGCCGGGGATCACCTCGTGCATCCGGTTCAGGGTGCGCAGGAAGGTGGACTTGCCGCAGCCGGAGGGGCCGATCAGCGCGGTCACGGAGCGGGGCCGGATCTGGACGTCGACGCCCTCCACGGCGAGGAAGTCGCCGTAGTAGATGTTGAGGCCTTCGACGGTGATGGGCTGGGGCGCTGCCATCAGGAGTCCTTTCGCGAGGGGATCCGGCTCAGCGGCTGAGCTTCGGGGAGAAGTAGTGGCTGACCATGCGGGCGACGATGTTCAGGATCATCACGATGACGATCAGGGTGAAGGCGGCGGCCCAGGCGCGATCGATGTTCGTGGAGATCGAGCAGGCGTACACCTCCTGGTTGATCGGATTGGTGACCGTCTCCGACATGCAGTTCGCGTTGCCGTTGCGGTACTGCTGGTTGATGAACGTGGGCAGCGTGGCCATGCGGCCGTCGAACATGCTCCAGTTCACCGAGGTGACCATGCCGACCGTGAGCAGCAGCGGCGCGGTCTCGCCGATCACGCGCGCGATCGCGAGGGTGACGCCGGTGGTGAGGCCCGCGATCGCGGTGCGCAGCACCACCTTGACGATGGTGAGCCACTTGGGCACGCCGAGCGCGTACGCGGCCTCGCGCAGGTCCATCGGGACCAGGCGCAGCATCTCCTCGCTGTTGCGCACCACGGTGGGGATCATCAGCAGGCTCAGCGCGACCGCGCCCATGATGCCCATGCGCACGCTCTGATCGGGCATGAACGCGATGAACAGGGCGAGACCGAACAGGCCGGCGACGATCGAGGGGATGCCGGTCATGACGTCCACCAGGAAGGTGACGCCGCGGCCCAGGGTGCGCTTCCAGCCGGTGTGCGCGTACTCCACCAGGAAGATCGCGGTGAACAGGCCCACCGGGACCGAGATCAGCGAGGCCCACAGGGTGATCAGCAGGGTGCCCACGATCGCGTGGAACACGCCGCCGGCGTCCGCGCCGCCGATGATACCGGACATGTCGTTGGTCCAGAACGCGAACGGCGTGGGCTTGGCGGCGAACACGCGCACCATGCCGCGCGCCACCACCGACCACAGCAGCGACAGCAGCGGGAACATCGAGATCGCGAACGCGCCGATGACCAGCAGGGTCATGAGCCGATCGGTGGCCCAGCGCGGGCCCTCGCGCAGCAGCGAGTAGCCCCAGCCGAACAGCAGATGGAGGACGAAGCCCAGCAGGATGGCGCTCGGGATGGTGAGCGCGCCGGCGATGGACAGCACGGCGACGGCGACCAGCAGGCCGGCGAGGCCGGTGAAGACCAGGTGGTACCAGGGCAGGCGGCGCTCGCTGCGGGGGCGCTGCACCGAGGAGCGAGTCTGCTCGGGGGTGGTGGTGCTCATGGGGACCTCTCAGCTCTTGGGGCCGCTGCGGGCGACGATCCACCGGGCGATGGCGTTGATGATGAACGTGAGCACGAACAGCACCAGGCCGGTGAAGATGAGCAGGGACATGTCGACGCCGGAGGCCTCGGCCTGCCGGGAGGCGATGCTGGCGGCGATCGAGTTGTGCCGGCCCACCTCGAGGATGTGCAGGGAGAAGGTCGCGCCGGGCGCGAGGATCATCAGCACGGCCATGGTCTCGCCGAGCGCGCGGCCCAGGCCCAGCATCGACGCGGCGACCACGCCGCCGCGGCCGAAGGGCAGCACCACGGTGCGGATGGTCTCCCAGCGGGTGGCGCCCAGGGCGAGCGCCGCCTCCTCCTGCAGGCGCGGGGTCTGCAGGAACACCTCGCGGGAGACCGCCGTGATGATCGGCAGGACCATCACGGCGAGCACCACGGAGGCGGAGGCCAGGTTGCGCATCGGGGCGGTGGGGTCGCCGGCGAACAGCGGGATCCAGCCGAAGTAGGTGTTGAGGAAGACGTACAGCGGCTCGAGCTTGGGCACCAGCCACACCCCGCCCCACAGGCCGTAGACGACCGACGGCACCGCGGCCAGCAGGTCGATCATGTAGCCCAGCCCGGCGGCCATGCGGCGCGGGGCGTAGTGCGAGATGAACAGGGCGATGCCCACCGCGACCGGGATCGCGATGAGCAGCGCGATCGCGGCGGCCAGCACGGTGCCGTAGACGAGCGGCAGCGCGTACTCGACCAGGGAGAACTCGGCGGTGCCGGTGAACTCCTGGCTCGCCACGACGGCCGGCATCGACTCGGTGGTGAGGAAGATCGCCACAGCCGCGAGGGTAACGAAGATGAGGAGCCCG encodes the following:
- a CDS encoding SDR family oxidoreductase, with translation MTSPSAETATSTAAPSSAASRPAVLVTGANRGIGRATAELLAEDHHLLLAGRDEAALDALAAALPSARPVVADLTDHEALAAAVEGLELPHGLAGLVHAAGILVNGGVEELSVADWERNFAVNVTAVSELTRLLLPALRTARGTVVAVNSGSGYTSTGERGAYSASKFALRAWTDALRQEEAGHGVRVSSVHPGRVDTDMQHELRAAEQGQYEAEKYLRPASVAAAIAYALHAPAEAVISSLEIRPRAIG
- a CDS encoding CPBP family intramembrane glutamic endopeptidase, encoding METMTPSRRWLRAEVLIVLALSLGRSAVYSLLALAQALAAGPLSGQTTALNSSLRENPWLDLLHQLLSIAFTLAPVALVLLLLALTAGSLRQALADLGLDLARPGRDLLHGVLLAAGIGLPGLAVYYLGRVLGMTVEVVPAALDTHWWTVPVLVLHALKNAVLEEVIVVGYLYQRLERLGWSPRRILLASALLRGAYHTYQGVGPGLANLVMGLVFGEWYRRTRRTMPLVIAHTLLDVVAFVGYALLRDVLGL
- a CDS encoding rhodanese-like domain-containing protein — its product is MDVETVSPQEVPEGAHLIDVREQSEWDAGHAPAAQHLPASSLLENLEQLPEDDAALYIVCRTGGRSFQVSQWLNANGFEAINVGGGMDQWFESGLPIEADGDGEAFIL
- the pstA gene encoding phosphate ABC transporter permease PstA; translation: MSTTTPEQTRSSVQRPRSERRLPWYHLVFTGLAGLLVAVAVLSIAGALTIPSAILLGFVLHLLFGWGYSLLREGPRWATDRLMTLLVIGAFAISMFPLLSLLWSVVARGMVRVFAAKPTPFAFWTNDMSGIIGGADAGGVFHAIVGTLLITLWASLISVPVGLFTAIFLVEYAHTGWKRTLGRGVTFLVDVMTGIPSIVAGLFGLALFIAFMPDQSVRMGIMGAVALSLLMIPTVVRNSEEMLRLVPMDLREAAYALGVPKWLTIVKVVLRTAIAGLTTGVTLAIARVIGETAPLLLTVGMVTSVNWSMFDGRMATLPTFINQQYRNGNANCMSETVTNPINQEVYACSISTNIDRAWAAAFTLIVIVMILNIVARMVSHYFSPKLSR
- the pstC gene encoding phosphate ABC transporter permease subunit PstC; its protein translation is MSSTDADTDAAQTRPAGLSSSGRRFGDSLFSALSVGSGLLIFVTLAAVAIFLTTESMPAVVASQEFTGTAEFSLVEYALPLVYGTVLAAAIALLIAIPVAVGIALFISHYAPRRMAAGLGYMIDLLAAVPSVVYGLWGGVWLVPKLEPLYVFLNTYFGWIPLFAGDPTAPMRNLASASVVLAVMVLPIITAVSREVFLQTPRLQEEAALALGATRWETIRTVVLPFGRGGVVAASMLGLGRALGETMAVLMILAPGATFSLHILEVGRHNSIAASIASRQAEASGVDMSLLIFTGLVLFVLTFIINAIARWIVARSGPKS
- a CDS encoding ABC transporter ATP-binding protein, which produces MTFAPAAAASAAPHPRPAAHPAPRPPLLSARALTRTYGTSETATRALDGVDLDLHRGDSLAVMGPSGCGKTTLLHVLAGILAPTSGTVHLDGRDLAALGEKRRTLLRRSDFGFVFQDGQLLPELTALENVILPRMLGGTSRRAATSEARSRLDRLGLAGMHERRPGQLSGGQAQRVAVARALAGRPSVVFADEPTGALDQETGQAVLSTLVDSCLETGASLVMVTHDAKVAAVCRRTVAMRDGLIAREYVRPEAQHPGTPQAATRASGAAR
- a CDS encoding FtsX-like permease family protein, encoding MNALLASAPLLLRRRGALADVLPVLAFAAATAITGTVIGGAAAFVGRLPDGSGSVATGEASLIPFLVSCAMVASVLLIPSAVGLGGSAARLSLARREQDLATIRLVGGTAGQVGAVAVLDVAAQALLGGLLGVVLHLLVTPPLTALDFGITPFTTADLLMPWWAYPLLVLGMVLLAAGSAAVSLLGVVLSPLGVARSSRTVRMSVMRVVSWAVLVVAFLLVAQLGSVLLGPIADGMVFIAVMILFIGAVVAAVNLVGPYLVWALALLAARVAPVPSLLVGARRLAAAPKAGWRAVSGITFALVIAGFLTVLALLTRGDGFRGEEDLMMATALSTGGLLTLGIAAVLAAVSTGVTQTARVIDQAPLLRAQHVAGAQVGQLHRARIVEIVLPVLLSSVLATFTALLVVVAVLGGAPDDPQVAVQYLASVLGAYLLVIAAVLVGSPLVRRYALRGA
- the pstB gene encoding phosphate ABC transporter ATP-binding protein PstB, with amino-acid sequence MAAPQPITVEGLNIYYGDFLAVEGVDVQIRPRSVTALIGPSGCGKSTFLRTLNRMHEVIPGAYATGKVEIDGEDIYDPKVDPVNVRRRVGMVFQKANPFPTMSIRDNVLAGVKLNNRRISKSSADELVESALRGANLWNEVKDRLDKPGMGLSGGQQQRLCIARTIAVKPEVVLMDEPCSALDPISTLAIEDLIHELKEEYTIVIVTHNMQQASRVSDRTGFFNIAGTGKPGHLIEIDDTDTIFTNPSNKQTEDYISGRFG
- a CDS encoding histidinol-phosphate transaminase encodes the protein MSETSPRPDAPVETIRLRPALEDLPVYVPGKPPADDGIRRLKVSSNESSFPPVPAVREAVIATLDEMHLYPDAAGIALREALGESHGVEPAQIALSNGSVSVTADLVRALVGEGDEVVYAWRSFEAYPLLVGAQGGTSVQVPLTADAEHDLDAMAAAITERTRLVLLCTPNNPTGPSLSTAQVEAFLAQVPEHVVVAIDEAYREFHDPATVLGTAGIFRRHANVVQLRTFSKLQGLAGLRLGYAVAHPRLAAALGQVAIPFSASRPAQAAALACLEPTVAEELERRAEWVRTERSRVQQALAAQGWELPASHGNFVYFPLGEDTPAFAEFADARGLVMRAYGTEGVRATIAGQEANDLLIEIAAAWRSR
- a CDS encoding phage holin family protein encodes the protein MRFLGHIIVTGLALWVTALILPGMHLGENSASVLTQVLTIGAIALILALIDTIVKPILELLALPITCLTLGLFQLVINTLMLLLAGWVSGLLGLTLTFDSFWWALGAGIIIGILSAIVEAVTGLGERGRERA
- the purB gene encoding adenylosuccinate lyase, producing MAHSFADITPQIALTPLDGRYRAQTAPLVDHLSEAALNRSRLVVETEWMIHLLDQQVIPGLRTLTDEERALLRAIPEDFGADGIAEHAEIERETVHDVKAIEYYIKRRLAGTTLEPLAEVVHIYCTSEDVNNLSYALMVKGAVEQVWLPALQGVIADLTALAREAAEVPMLSRTHGQPATPTTLGKEIAVFAHRLRRQERRIAADEYLGKINGATGTYAAHAVSVPGADWQQVSRSFVEHLGLTWNPLTTQIESHDWQAEVYADIARAGRILHNLATDVWTYISLGYFRQRLSAQGGTGSSTMPHKVNPIRFENAEANLEISGALLDSLASTLVTSRLQRDLTDSTTQRNIGPAIGHSLLAIANLRKGLAGLDVDAEAMAADLEGNWEVLGEAVQSVMRTLGVQGHEGLDNPYERLKDLTRGHRVDGAGMREFITSLGLPEAEQERLLALSPATYVGEAARLVAHLEDERA